GCAATAACATAGGCGCATTCTAACCCATCTATAAACATTAATGTGTCACCAGAAAGTGCAGCATTAACTCCTTCACTCATTTTTTTCACTTCTCGCATATCAGTGACCGCAAGCACATTGTCTTTTATTTGTTCTACATCCTCTATTCCATTTGCGGCAAGCATTAGTGGCTCTAACACATAATGATCAAGTAGCAGTTTATCTGCCATTCCATCTATATAGACTAATGATGCCTCCCACTTTCCTACATTAAAAGTTCTAAAAATCATATCCGAGTTATCTTGTAAAAGCTCTTTTAGGTATTTAATGTTTTTTTCTGCTTTTAATTCAATTTTATCGTTTATTATTTCCTTCATAAGCTTCACTTCCTTAATATATATGTATGGTCTAAATATTCGTACTTATTAAATCATCCACCTTATTATAAATAGAATGATAGCTATAATTATTGAAATCCAACCTATGGTGTGCGCTTTTCTACTAAGAATCACACTGCCAGACTTCTTAAAAAATCTAGCATCTACGGTAAGTACAATGGTGCCTTCAATCAGCATCATTGCTAAAAAATATATATCAAACAAACCTAATATTCTCATTTTTCACTCCTTGTTTTAGTATAATTAACAAATTAATTCAAGTTATAAAAAACCTATACTTGAATATTTTTATTTTTATTTTATACAGCTAGTTTTTACGACACTTGCAAAAAATATTCACTTAGATACATGGTAATAAATATAAAAAACGTGCAAAAATCACAAATGATTTTTACACGTTCTTATGTTCTCCTAAAAAATTATATCTAAATTGTTCTTGTTAAATATATTTCTTTATATTGAATTTTAAATTTATCATAACATCTTTGGGCTTTTAACATATCATCGAAGAAAGCAAATATCGTAGGTCCGCTTCCACTCATCATAGAACCCATTGCACCCATTTTAACCATATCTTCTTTTATCCTTTTAAGCACGGGATATTTTCTTAAAGTAACATTTTCAAGCAAGTTTTTCATGCCGTTACATACAGCCTCTACGTTTTCTTGTTCCATAGCCTTAATTATTGAATCAGTATCTGGATGCTTAAAAATTTTGGTAACATCTAAATTTTTAAAAACTTCCTTTGTTGATACTCCAAAATTAGGCTTTACAAGCACTAAAATTTGGTTTTTAAATGGCTTAAGAGGAGTAATAATTTCTCCTATCCCCTCACACAATGCAGTTCCTCCCATTATGCAATAAGGAACATCTGCCCCTATTTTTACGCCGAGCTTCATAAGTTCATTAACATCCACATCTATTTTAAAAATCTGCGGAAGTGCCTTTAAAACAGCCGCTGCATCTGCACTACCACCCGCCATACCTGCGGCAACCGGGATGTTTTTTTTAAGATATATGTTTATGCCTTCATGAATATCATAAGTATCCATAAAAAGTTTTGCAGCTTTATATACTAAATTTTTCTCATCTGTAGGTATGTAAGGTTTATTACAGCTTATATTAATACCCTTATTACATTTTTGAAAGGACAAAGAATCATATAAATCTACATTTTGCATAATCATTTTTAGTAGATGATACCCATCTTCTCTTTTACCTACTACATCTAAAGATATGTTTATTTTTCCATAAGCTTTTACTAACATGATTTTCCTCCAACTCTTATTAACAGTTTCTCAAGCTACCGCTTAAATAGTTACTTAGTCCCCTACGAATCTTAAGATTTACACTATGATTATTTTCTCATACAATATTGCTATTAAAATTAGTATATTACAACAAAATTAATATTGCTACATATAATTTAAAATAAGATACTATAACTAAAGCCCTAATGTGTTATTTACAACACATTAGGGCTAATTCCACCTAAAATAAATATCAATTTTTAAATACACCAAAGGTTATTTAATTAGATAATTATTCTACCTGGTATTATAAGTTTTTGCGAAACTTTTATAACATTAGGATCTTCTATTTGATTAACTCTTGCAATGTCTTGAATTGTAGTATTATATTTTTTAGCTATTTTCCACAATGTATCCGCAACTTGAACTACATAAATAGTAACACTAGCTCTTTTAGCAGGTACTTCACCCTCTATTGGATAAACATCAACTAAGAATTTCTTTTGTACCATATAATTTACACGTACATACACTTTTACAACAGCCCTGACTGCTATATTCCCTGCCTCAATATCTACATTTATATTCTCCATTGATACTCTACACATACTACTCATATTTATCTTAGATCCTAATATATCAGCTCCACATGTAAAAGGAATCTCCTCAGATACAGCAGATAAATATTTTTCTTCATCATCACTTCTGTATAACACCGTTACATTCATTATACCGTCAATTATAACCTTATCCTCTATTACCTTTTTATCCGTTATACAAACAGTCGCATTAGTCATAATAACCTTACTTGGTGCGCTTCTACTACTGTCTACTTCTATATCTCCCTTAACTAATGTCTCCGTTAATAATTGTCCTTGCATTACATTAAGACCGTAATCTTTTTTATCCATCTCAAGCATCGTAGTTGGTGAATATACATCTTCAATCATATCCACTTCCTCTTTATACATACCTCGTGTATTAGTTTTTATTATAAACTCTACATCAATAATTCTTTTTTCTCCTAAGTCATCTTCCTTAATATCATACTCCATCGCATCTACCTTAAAATCTGTATAATTATCCATATAAGGCTTTACGTCTTCAAAATCTACTTCCTTATTTACCATAACTTCGTGTTCAACATAAATTAGTTCCCTACTATCTTTACCCTTATATATCATATTAATAAGCGCATATGCATTAAGTTGAATTTTCCCTTCGTATAATTTTACTTCTTTTTTATGAATACTAACATCACACT
This window of the Clostridium estertheticum genome carries:
- a CDS encoding CLC_0170 family protein; protein product: MRILGLFDIYFLAMMLIEGTIVLTVDARFFKKSGSVILSRKAHTIGWISIIIAIILFIIRWMI
- a CDS encoding DUF3794 and LysM peptidoglycan-binding domain-containing protein; this encodes MEINLIKENIEYEQLLGENTVDTVVKEEYVIPDTHPDVKEILMLDVKVSINSKEIIQDKVFLEGEIQYNVLYITKDQERSDVENVVYNSKFSNTVDIVGAMPEMLCDAECFVEHMECRIVNERKICLEGILKSKSEIYKNYNFQIVKDIEAVKDVQYLKNPTSIDKVTKNFEGELIGKANIKVPMEKPEIAKIIKCDVSIHKKEVKLYEGKIQLNAYALINMIYKGKDSRELIYVEHEVMVNKEVDFEDVKPYMDNYTDFKVDAMEYDIKEDDLGEKRIIDVEFIIKTNTRGMYKEEVDMIEDVYSPTTMLEMDKKDYGLNVMQGQLLTETLVKGDIEVDSSRSAPSKVIMTNATVCITDKKVIEDKVIIDGIMNVTVLYRSDDEEKYLSAVSEEIPFTCGADILGSKINMSSMCRVSMENINVDIEAGNIAVRAVVKVYVRVNYMVQKKFLVDVYPIEGEVPAKRASVTIYVVQVADTLWKIAKKYNTTIQDIARVNQIEDPNVIKVSQKLIIPGRIII
- the ispE gene encoding 4-(cytidine 5'-diphospho)-2-C-methyl-D-erythritol kinase, which encodes MLVKAYGKINISLDVVGKREDGYHLLKMIMQNVDLYDSLSFQKCNKGINISCNKPYIPTDEKNLVYKAAKLFMDTYDIHEGINIYLKKNIPVAAGMAGGSADAAAVLKALPQIFKIDVDVNELMKLGVKIGADVPYCIMGGTALCEGIGEIITPLKPFKNQILVLVKPNFGVSTKEVFKNLDVTKIFKHPDTDSIIKAMEQENVEAVCNGMKNLLENVTLRKYPVLKRIKEDMVKMGAMGSMMSGSGPTIFAFFDDMLKAQRCYDKFKIQYKEIYLTRTI